In the Elioraea tepida genome, one interval contains:
- the leuS gene encoding leucine--tRNA ligase, which produces MDTPHEIAPAAARYDPAEAEPRWQRAWDEAGCFAAPDIPDGTRPKYYVLEMFPYPSGRIHMGHVRNYTLGDVVARYKRARGFEVLHPMGWDAFGLPAENAARERGIHPAKWTYDNIATMRAELKRMGLSLDWSREFATCDPDYYGQQQALFLDFLEAGLVERKEAFVNWDPVDQTVLANEQVIDGRGWRSGAVVERRKLAQWFLSITRYADDLLAALDRLERWPERVRLMQRNWIGRSEGARVRFPLSRPVAGLAEIEVFTTRPDTLFGMSFLALSPDHPVTAALARENEEIARFVAACRTEGTTEAALETAEKRGVPTGLAVTNPLNGKAYPVWVANFVLMEYGTGAIFGCPAHDQRDLDFARKYGLSVTPVVLPEGAEAESFAIADTAFTGNGTLINSGFLDGLSVPEAKRRVVAELERLGAGRAAVQWRLRDWGVSRQRYWGCPIPVIHCDSCGIVPVPKSDLPVRLPEDVDFSRPGNPLDHHPTWKHVPCPRCGRPARRETDTFDTFVDSSWYFARFTAPRHGAPTNRDAADAWLPVDQYIGGIEHAILHLLYARFFTRAMRDTGHLGLASGEPFAGLFTQGMVKHETYRGADGRWLYPSEVEKRADGTAVVRGTDEPVTIGGIEAMSKSKRNTVDPGAIIDRYGADTARWFILADNPPERDMEWTEAGVAGAARFVQRLWRLVRGALPSLPPPGEPAPPGEAHALRRTTHRTIVAVTEALEGFAFNVAVARLHEFANAIADSAEDTPAALWARREALETMARLVAPMMPHLAEELWSMLRPGHGLVALLSWPEHDPALAASDTVTIAVQVMGKLRGTVTLSAAASEAEVLAAAEAEPNVARALAGRTIRKRIHVPGRVVNFVVG; this is translated from the coding sequence ATGGACACGCCACACGAGATCGCGCCCGCTGCCGCCCGCTACGACCCGGCGGAAGCAGAGCCGCGCTGGCAGCGCGCTTGGGACGAGGCCGGCTGCTTCGCTGCCCCCGACATCCCGGACGGTACGCGCCCGAAATACTACGTGCTCGAGATGTTCCCCTACCCCTCGGGGCGGATCCACATGGGCCATGTGCGCAACTACACGCTCGGCGACGTGGTCGCCCGCTACAAGCGCGCGCGCGGCTTTGAGGTTCTGCATCCGATGGGCTGGGATGCCTTCGGCCTTCCGGCGGAGAACGCCGCACGGGAACGCGGCATACACCCGGCCAAGTGGACTTACGACAACATCGCCACCATGCGGGCGGAGCTCAAGCGCATGGGGCTCTCGCTTGACTGGTCGCGCGAGTTCGCCACCTGCGACCCTGACTATTACGGTCAGCAGCAGGCGCTCTTCCTTGACTTTCTCGAAGCCGGCCTCGTCGAGCGCAAGGAGGCTTTCGTCAACTGGGACCCGGTCGACCAGACCGTGCTCGCCAACGAGCAGGTGATCGACGGACGCGGCTGGCGCTCCGGCGCCGTCGTCGAGCGCCGCAAGCTCGCGCAGTGGTTCCTCTCGATCACCCGCTATGCCGACGATCTGCTTGCCGCCCTCGATCGCCTCGAGCGCTGGCCCGAGCGCGTGCGCCTGATGCAGAGGAACTGGATCGGCCGCTCCGAAGGCGCGCGGGTTCGCTTCCCCCTCTCCCGTCCGGTCGCGGGGCTCGCCGAGATCGAGGTGTTCACCACCCGCCCCGACACGCTGTTCGGCATGAGCTTCCTCGCCCTCAGCCCCGACCATCCGGTCACGGCGGCACTTGCCAGGGAGAACGAGGAGATCGCCCGCTTCGTCGCCGCGTGCCGCACCGAAGGCACGACGGAGGCGGCGCTCGAGACGGCCGAGAAGCGCGGGGTGCCGACCGGGCTTGCCGTGACGAACCCGCTCAATGGCAAAGCCTATCCTGTCTGGGTCGCGAACTTCGTGCTGATGGAGTACGGCACCGGGGCGATCTTCGGCTGCCCGGCGCACGACCAGCGCGACCTCGACTTCGCGCGCAAATACGGCCTTTCCGTCACGCCCGTCGTCCTGCCCGAAGGCGCGGAGGCAGAGAGCTTCGCGATCGCCGACACCGCCTTCACCGGGAACGGCACGCTGATCAACTCGGGCTTCCTCGACGGGCTTTCGGTGCCCGAGGCCAAGCGACGCGTGGTCGCCGAGCTCGAGCGCCTCGGTGCGGGGCGGGCGGCGGTGCAGTGGCGCTTGCGGGACTGGGGCGTCTCACGCCAGCGCTACTGGGGCTGCCCGATCCCGGTGATCCACTGCGACAGCTGCGGTATCGTTCCCGTGCCAAAATCTGATCTCCCCGTGCGGCTTCCCGAGGACGTCGATTTCTCCCGGCCCGGCAACCCGCTCGACCATCACCCGACCTGGAAGCACGTTCCCTGCCCCCGCTGCGGCAGGCCGGCGCGGCGAGAGACCGATACCTTCGACACCTTCGTCGACAGTTCCTGGTATTTCGCGCGCTTCACCGCCCCGCGGCATGGCGCCCCGACCAACCGCGACGCGGCCGATGCCTGGCTTCCCGTTGACCAGTACATCGGCGGGATCGAGCACGCGATCCTGCACCTTCTCTACGCCCGCTTCTTCACCCGCGCGATGCGGGATACGGGTCACCTCGGCCTTGCTTCGGGCGAGCCCTTCGCTGGCCTGTTCACCCAAGGCATGGTCAAGCACGAGACCTACCGGGGAGCGGATGGACGGTGGCTCTACCCGTCCGAGGTGGAGAAGCGGGCCGACGGCACGGCGGTGGTGCGCGGCACCGACGAACCCGTGACGATTGGCGGCATCGAGGCGATGTCGAAATCCAAACGCAACACGGTGGACCCCGGCGCGATCATCGACCGTTACGGGGCCGACACCGCGCGCTGGTTCATCCTCGCCGACAACCCGCCCGAGCGCGACATGGAGTGGACCGAGGCCGGGGTGGCGGGTGCGGCGCGGTTCGTGCAGCGCCTCTGGCGGCTCGTGCGCGGCGCTCTCCCCTCGCTGCCGCCGCCGGGGGAGCCGGCGCCGCCGGGCGAGGCGCATGCGCTTCGCCGCACCACTCATCGCACCATCGTCGCTGTCACCGAGGCGCTCGAGGGCTTCGCCTTCAACGTCGCGGTCGCGCGGCTCCATGAATTCGCCAACGCGATCGCCGACTCAGCCGAGGACACGCCTGCGGCGCTCTGGGCCAGGCGCGAGGCGCTTGAGACGATGGCCCGCCTGGTCGCACCGATGATGCCGCACCTCGCCGAGGAGCTCTGGTCGATGCTTCGGCCCGGGCACGGCCTCGTCGCGCTCCTCTCCTGGCCGGAGCACGACCCCGCCCTCGCCGCCTCCGACACGGTGACGATCGCGGTGCAGGTGATGGGGAAGCTCAGGGGAACCGTCACCCTTTCGGCGGCGGCGTCGGAGGCGGAGGTGCTCGCCGCCGCGGAAGCCGAGCCGAACGTCGCCCGCGCTCTTGCCGGGCGAACGATCCGCAAGCGAATCCATGTCCCGGGGCGGGTGGTCAATTTCGTGGTCGGCTGA
- a CDS encoding DUF3576 domain-containing protein: MRILPKVLLVALLLGGCGLLPPGSIRDQTPDDYYDRLRRDRQSIGSLINEDGLVLLGRDRSRRDEGGAGLGVNAFLWRGSLDTLSFMPLVSADPFGGVIITDWYSPPETPGERFKLTVYILGRQLRSDGVRVAVFRQVQARGAWVDVPVSEDVAPQLEDKILARARELRIQSTPQTAGR; encoded by the coding sequence ATGCGAATTCTGCCGAAAGTCTTGCTGGTCGCACTCCTCCTTGGTGGGTGCGGGCTGCTCCCGCCAGGGTCCATCCGCGACCAGACGCCCGATGACTACTACGACCGACTCAGACGGGATCGTCAGTCGATCGGCAGCCTGATCAACGAGGATGGACTCGTCCTCCTCGGGCGGGATCGATCCCGGCGCGACGAAGGCGGAGCGGGGCTCGGCGTCAACGCCTTCCTCTGGCGCGGCTCGCTCGACACCCTCTCCTTCATGCCGCTCGTCTCGGCCGATCCGTTCGGCGGCGTCATCATCACCGACTGGTACTCCCCGCCCGAAACCCCCGGCGAGCGGTTCAAGCTCACCGTCTACATCCTCGGCCGGCAGCTCCGCTCCGACGGCGTGCGCGTGGCCGTGTTCCGCCAGGTGCAGGCGCGCGGCGCCTGGGTGGACGTCCCCGTGAGCGAGGACGTCGCCCCCCAGCTCGAGGACAAGATCCTCGCCCGCGCCCGCGAGCTCCGAATCCAGTCGACCCCGCAGACGGCAGGGCGTTGA
- a CDS encoding porin, which translates to MRKILLATAAGFAAFVADGVAPAKAQAPAPAATPQPGITVAIRGYQRFHYANVSQKNGQSGLDANGNTVSLDKNDFNSRGQIQVLATGRTADGLIYGADLVLNIDGNRPPADILGGQTAISNRAVEWDEMYTFVALPSLGRLEFGDQDGAVSQLRVISAIEGFGAGGVNGDLGSFATTRPVFFESGQLGLDDATKIIYLSPQFFGFDFGASFAWNLGDGRRGCGTLSTACQTLKSTDQNINRARNIFDFALRYRGTFGPVAFAANGGVTLGSAVDIIGAADYKAPRVYNIGATATFAGFTVGAEYLWGRINTGGMTGLLRQNQPDADGARQYFLGATYTFGPFVVGAHYYNLKTEGNQTNPADRTDQGYAFGGRYTIAPGLQAVAEFVEQKARERGTTDIRARMLLAGVRMAF; encoded by the coding sequence ATGCGCAAGATCCTTCTCGCCACGGCGGCCGGCTTCGCCGCGTTCGTGGCGGATGGCGTGGCGCCTGCGAAGGCGCAGGCTCCGGCTCCGGCGGCAACGCCGCAGCCGGGTATCACCGTGGCAATCCGCGGCTACCAGCGGTTCCACTACGCCAATGTCAGCCAGAAGAACGGTCAGTCTGGCCTAGATGCCAATGGCAACACCGTTTCGCTCGACAAGAACGACTTCAACAGCCGCGGCCAAATCCAAGTCCTCGCGACCGGGCGGACAGCAGATGGCCTGATCTACGGCGCTGACCTCGTGCTCAACATCGATGGCAACCGTCCGCCGGCAGACATCCTAGGTGGGCAAACTGCGATTTCAAACCGAGCCGTTGAATGGGACGAGATGTATACCTTCGTTGCGCTTCCGTCGCTCGGCCGGCTTGAGTTCGGTGACCAGGACGGCGCTGTGAGCCAGCTCCGCGTGATCAGCGCGATCGAGGGCTTCGGCGCAGGCGGCGTGAACGGCGATCTCGGCTCCTTCGCGACGACGCGGCCGGTTTTCTTCGAGTCCGGGCAGCTCGGGCTCGATGACGCGACCAAGATCATCTACCTCTCGCCACAGTTCTTCGGCTTCGACTTCGGTGCGTCGTTCGCCTGGAACCTTGGCGACGGTCGGCGGGGCTGCGGCACGCTCTCCACTGCCTGTCAGACGTTGAAGAGCACCGACCAAAACATCAACCGTGCGCGGAACATCTTCGACTTCGCCCTTCGGTATCGCGGCACCTTCGGGCCAGTCGCCTTCGCAGCGAACGGCGGCGTGACGCTCGGCTCTGCCGTGGACATCATTGGTGCTGCTGACTACAAGGCTCCGCGGGTGTACAATATTGGCGCAACGGCTACATTCGCCGGGTTCACGGTTGGCGCGGAGTATCTCTGGGGCCGCATCAACACTGGTGGTATGACCGGTCTGTTGCGGCAAAACCAACCGGACGCCGATGGTGCGCGCCAGTACTTCCTCGGCGCCACCTACACCTTTGGGCCCTTCGTCGTCGGCGCTCACTACTATAATCTGAAGACCGAAGGTAATCAGACGAATCCGGCGGATCGTACTGACCAGGGCTATGCCTTCGGCGGCCGTTACACCATCGCCCCTGGCCTTCAAGCCGTTGCAGAGTTCGTCGAGCAGAAGGCACGTGAGCGCGGGACGACGGACATCCGTGCTCGGATGCTTCTTGCGGGCGTTCGCATGGCGTTCTGA
- a CDS encoding thiamine phosphate synthase, whose protein sequence is MARSLAEAARVLRRRAGALPYLILMTDERRGGDPLAAASRLPPGAAVILRHDGVSGRASLAASLGRLCRSRRLRLLVARDARLALSLRAGLHLAEGMRPPAPFRLARRRPRRPLLTIAAHGMAALARAHRLGADLALLSPLFPTVSHPGARPLGTLRFASLARRAGLPVAALGGVTASRVAAARAAGAAAVASVGALSGSR, encoded by the coding sequence ATGGCACGGTCTCTCGCTGAGGCGGCGCGGGTTCTTCGGCGTCGGGCGGGTGCGCTTCCATACCTCATCCTGATGACCGACGAGAGGAGGGGGGGTGACCCGCTCGCGGCGGCCTCGCGGCTTCCGCCTGGGGCGGCGGTGATCCTCAGGCATGACGGGGTCTCGGGGCGCGCGTCGCTCGCGGCTTCGCTCGGGCGGCTCTGCCGCTCACGCAGGCTGCGCCTGCTCGTTGCGCGTGACGCGAGGCTCGCGCTTTCCTTGCGCGCCGGGCTCCACCTCGCCGAAGGGATGCGCCCCCCTGCGCCGTTCCGGCTGGCGCGTCGGCGGCCGCGGCGGCCTTTGCTCACCATCGCCGCGCATGGGATGGCGGCGCTTGCCCGCGCGCACCGGCTCGGCGCCGACCTCGCGCTGCTCTCGCCGCTGTTTCCGACCGTCTCGCACCCCGGCGCTCGGCCGCTTGGGACTCTCCGCTTCGCCTCTCTTGCGCGACGGGCGGGGCTACCGGTCGCGGCTTTGGGCGGGGTGACGGCCTCGCGTGTCGCTGCGGCGAGGGCGGCGGGGGCGGCGGCGGTGGCCTCGGTTGGGGCTCTCTCTGGCTCCCGCTGA
- a CDS encoding YggS family pyridoxal phosphate-dependent enzyme translates to MTAPADSVQDDTIAANLAAVRARIAAAARAAGRDPASVTLVAVSKTHGAEAVAAALAAGQTVFGENRVQEARAKFPALRAAHPELRLHLIGPLQTNKVREAMALADVIETLDRPKLAEAIAGERDRSGRCPDLLVQVNVGREPQKAGIDPGLAEAFVEDCRGRLGLPVRGLMCIPPVDEDPAPHFAWLAECARKLGLAELSMGMSGDFETAITHGATLVRLGSAIFGPRHAPAPFTLA, encoded by the coding sequence ATGACCGCCCCCGCCGACAGCGTTCAGGATGACACGATCGCCGCGAACCTCGCCGCGGTGCGCGCGCGAATCGCCGCAGCAGCACGCGCGGCCGGGCGGGACCCTGCGTCGGTAACCCTCGTCGCCGTCTCGAAGACGCACGGGGCGGAGGCGGTCGCGGCCGCGCTGGCGGCGGGCCAGACCGTGTTCGGCGAGAACCGGGTGCAGGAGGCACGCGCGAAGTTCCCCGCCCTGCGCGCTGCCCACCCGGAGCTTCGCCTGCACCTGATCGGGCCCTTGCAGACCAACAAGGTGCGGGAGGCGATGGCGCTCGCCGACGTGATCGAGACGCTTGACCGGCCCAAGCTCGCCGAAGCGATCGCCGGCGAACGCGACCGCTCCGGCCGCTGCCCCGACCTCCTCGTGCAGGTGAATGTGGGGCGGGAGCCGCAGAAGGCCGGCATAGACCCCGGTCTCGCCGAAGCCTTCGTCGAGGACTGCCGCGGCCGGCTCGGCCTTCCCGTGCGGGGGCTGATGTGTATCCCCCCCGTCGACGAGGACCCGGCGCCGCACTTCGCCTGGCTTGCCGAGTGCGCGCGGAAGCTCGGGCTGGCGGAGCTCAGCATGGGGATGAGCGGGGATTTCGAAACCGCGATCACCCATGGCGCCACACTCGTGCGGCTTGGCAGCGCGATCTTCGGCCCGCGCCACGCCCCCGCCCCGTTCACGCTGGCCTGA
- a CDS encoding L,D-transpeptidase family protein, protein MRLSPDAALVLAPPRATVGTLLRGPDGRPFRCALGRAGIVPAEAKREGDGATPAAVLPLRRLLFRADRLPRPTAAVPVEPIAPDDGWCDDPGDPAYNRMVRLPHPARHERLWREDGLYDLVGVLGWNDAPTVPGRGSAIFLHVASPGLGPTEGCIALALPDLLAVLPGLRAIEVRPA, encoded by the coding sequence ATGCGCCTCTCCCCCGATGCCGCTCTCGTCCTCGCCCCGCCCAGAGCGACGGTGGGAACGCTGCTGCGCGGCCCCGACGGGCGGCCCTTCCGCTGCGCCCTGGGCCGGGCGGGGATCGTGCCCGCCGAGGCCAAGCGCGAGGGAGACGGCGCCACACCCGCCGCCGTGCTCCCGCTCCGGCGTCTCCTGTTCCGGGCCGACCGGCTCCCCCGCCCGACCGCCGCCGTTCCGGTCGAGCCAATCGCCCCCGACGACGGCTGGTGCGACGACCCTGGCGACCCCGCCTATAACCGCATGGTCAGGCTTCCCCACCCGGCACGACACGAGCGCCTGTGGCGCGAGGACGGGCTCTACGATCTCGTGGGCGTGCTCGGGTGGAACGACGCCCCGACCGTCCCGGGCCGCGGGTCGGCGATCTTCCTCCACGTCGCCTCGCCCGGGCTTGGGCCCACGGAGGGCTGCATCGCGCTCGCCCTGCCTGACCTGCTCGCGGTTCTGCCAGGGCTTCGGGCGATCGAGGTCAGGCCAGCGTGA
- the ribA gene encoding GTP cyclohydrolase II: protein MPPTASLAAATAAAETPAALERQVEGERSLRPVHRAVAELRRGAAALLVASNPRSAWLVAAAELASPATLSRLAALGAAPPVLLLAPTRAAAVLQGPAPVGAGAPAVAFRLPPGVTPALLRSLADPTAEPPQTRPEPAPLVPVEAAAASIQLAKLARLLPAVVVAPVDTGGDASGLAQRHDLLAAPAEAVLSYPDMVAATLTRVAEASVPLEDSAATRIIAFRPADGGTEHLAIVVGDPWGAATPPLVRLHSECFTGDLLGSLRCDCGPQLRGALKRMAEEGSGVLLYLSQEGRGIGLVNKLRAYELQDRGADTHDANTRLGYGADERNFLIAAAMLRELGLGTVRILTNNPDKMAALEACGITVAGRVAHAFPATQHNARYLRTKAERFGHLF from the coding sequence ATGCCACCTACAGCATCGCTTGCCGCCGCCACGGCCGCTGCCGAAACGCCCGCCGCCCTGGAGCGGCAGGTGGAGGGTGAGCGCTCGCTTCGCCCCGTGCACCGCGCCGTCGCCGAGCTTCGCCGTGGCGCTGCGGCGCTCCTCGTCGCGTCCAACCCCCGCTCCGCCTGGCTGGTCGCGGCGGCGGAACTCGCCTCGCCGGCCACGCTCTCCCGCCTCGCCGCGCTCGGTGCGGCACCGCCCGTCCTGCTGCTCGCCCCGACACGCGCCGCCGCTGTGCTTCAGGGCCCCGCCCCGGTCGGAGCGGGCGCGCCGGCCGTCGCCTTCCGCCTCCCTCCGGGCGTGACGCCCGCCCTTCTGCGCAGCCTCGCCGACCCGACGGCGGAGCCGCCGCAGACGAGGCCCGAGCCCGCGCCGCTGGTCCCGGTCGAGGCAGCCGCCGCATCGATCCAGCTTGCCAAGCTCGCACGTCTCTTGCCGGCCGTGGTGGTCGCTCCGGTCGACACGGGGGGTGACGCGTCAGGGCTCGCGCAGCGCCACGACCTCCTCGCCGCTCCTGCCGAGGCGGTGCTCTCCTATCCCGACATGGTCGCCGCCACGCTGACTCGCGTCGCCGAAGCCTCCGTGCCGCTCGAGGACAGCGCCGCCACACGGATCATTGCCTTCCGGCCGGCGGATGGCGGCACCGAGCATCTCGCGATCGTGGTCGGTGACCCCTGGGGGGCCGCCACCCCGCCGCTCGTGCGGCTGCACAGCGAGTGCTTCACCGGCGATCTCCTCGGCTCGCTCCGCTGCGACTGCGGGCCGCAGCTCCGCGGCGCGCTCAAGCGGATGGCGGAGGAGGGGTCGGGCGTCCTGCTCTATCTGAGTCAGGAGGGGCGGGGGATCGGCCTCGTCAACAAGCTGCGCGCCTACGAGCTGCAGGACCGGGGGGCGGACACGCACGACGCCAACACACGCCTCGGCTACGGCGCCGATGAGCGCAACTTTCTGATCGCCGCGGCGATGCTGCGGGAGCTCGGGCTCGGGACGGTGCGGATCCTCACCAACAACCCCGACAAGATGGCGGCGCTCGAGGCCTGCGGCATCACGGTCGCCGGCCGGGTCGCGCACGCCTTTCCGGCGACCCAGCACAACGCCCGCTATCTCCGCACCAAGGCGGAACGGTTCGGCCACCTGTTCTGA
- a CDS encoding response regulator transcription factor, with product MALARPILIVDDDRALRETLAEQLRAEGEFEPHAAESLAAAEAALGGGNARFDAILLDVGLPDGDGRDFTRTIRQKGVKVPIIMLTGADTEADTIRGLDSGANDYIVKPFRLGELLARLRRHLAIFDNSDDAVFSIGPYTFRPAAKLLLEAKRNRKIRLTEKEAAILKFLYRAEGKPVPRQVLLNEVWGYNAGVTTHTLETHIYRLRQKVEPDPGNARLLVTESGGYRLNAQWTPEPTGG from the coding sequence ATGGCTCTCGCACGACCGATCCTGATCGTCGATGACGACCGCGCCCTGCGCGAGACGCTCGCCGAGCAGCTCCGCGCGGAGGGCGAGTTCGAACCACACGCGGCCGAGAGCCTCGCTGCCGCCGAGGCAGCGCTTGGCGGCGGCAACGCCCGGTTCGACGCCATCCTGCTCGATGTCGGCCTGCCCGACGGGGACGGGCGCGACTTCACCCGCACCATCCGGCAGAAGGGGGTGAAGGTGCCGATCATCATGCTGACCGGGGCCGACACGGAGGCCGACACGATCCGCGGCCTCGATTCGGGGGCGAATGATTACATCGTCAAGCCGTTCCGGCTCGGCGAGCTGCTCGCGCGGCTGCGCCGCCATCTCGCGATCTTCGATAACTCCGACGACGCGGTGTTCTCGATCGGGCCCTACACCTTCCGCCCGGCAGCGAAGCTCCTCCTCGAGGCGAAGCGCAACCGCAAGATCAGACTGACCGAGAAGGAGGCGGCGATCCTCAAGTTCCTCTACCGCGCCGAGGGCAAGCCGGTGCCGCGCCAGGTTCTGCTCAACGAGGTCTGGGGCTACAACGCCGGGGTGACGACGCACACGCTCGAGACCCACATCTACCGCCTGCGCCAGAAGGTCGAGCCCGACCCGGGGAATGCGCGGCTTCTCGTGACCGAGAGCGGCGGGTATCGGCTCAACGCGCAGTGGACGCCAGAGCCGACAGGGGGGTGA
- a CDS encoding TetR/AcrR family transcriptional regulator: MGARSVRAMPKRQAGETRAAPRRRQSAADRRTQVVAAARRLMAQNGAEAVSMRAVAAAAGVSPAALYLYFPDKTVLLAAVVDAVFDELLAAFTRAVEGAAASPDPFARLASLMDAYVAWGLAHPDEYRLVFMTPVVGVAGQRPVAEGCRTGSANGAATFAALAAEVSRLIASGHARESDPALVAEQIWAGGHGLVSLMITFPEFAWSPREALCAALRETLLRGISA, encoded by the coding sequence GTGGGCGCTCGATCGGTCAGGGCGATGCCGAAGCGTCAGGCGGGAGAGACGCGGGCCGCGCCGCGCCGGCGCCAGAGCGCCGCCGACCGACGCACCCAAGTGGTCGCGGCGGCGCGCCGGCTGATGGCCCAGAACGGGGCGGAGGCGGTGTCGATGCGCGCCGTCGCCGCCGCCGCCGGCGTCTCGCCCGCCGCGCTCTATCTCTATTTCCCCGACAAGACCGTGCTGCTCGCGGCGGTGGTCGATGCCGTGTTCGACGAGCTGCTCGCGGCCTTCACCCGGGCGGTCGAGGGCGCCGCCGCCTCGCCCGACCCGTTCGCGCGGCTTGCCTCGCTGATGGACGCCTATGTCGCCTGGGGGCTCGCGCACCCGGACGAGTACCGGCTCGTGTTCATGACGCCGGTGGTCGGGGTGGCGGGCCAGCGCCCCGTGGCGGAGGGGTGCCGGACCGGCTCGGCGAACGGGGCGGCGACCTTCGCCGCGCTCGCCGCCGAGGTCTCGCGGCTGATCGCCTCCGGCCATGCGCGGGAGTCGGACCCCGCCCTGGTCGCCGAGCAGATCTGGGCCGGCGGCCACGGCCTCGTGTCGCTCATGATCACCTTCCCCGAATTCGCGTGGAGCCCGCGCGAGGCGCTGTGCGCGGCGCTGCGCGAGACGCTTTTGCGCGGCATCTCCGCCTGA
- a CDS encoding potassium transporter Kup, with protein sequence MAASAAKARGSGSPKVALLLGVLGVVYGDIGTSPLYTMKASLGLFARDGALSASDVLGVTSLVVWSLILIVTVKYIGIVTRADNKGEGGILALMALATRALPQGRLRHAATMVGIAGASLFVGDGAITPAISVLSAIEGLEVVNPALHPFVVPLSVLVLVGVFAVQYRGSGKVGLVYGPVTFVWFVTLAILGVRGILLAPPILAAVSPTYAVWFFVNHPLESFVALGAIVLAVTGAEALYADMGHFGRRPIVQAWLFCVLPALALNYVGQGALLLADAAALENPFYLLAPSWFRLPLVFLATAATIIASQAMITGAFSIARQMMQLGFCPRLTVRHTSGEEAGQIYIPQVNAMLFIGVMLLVAGFRASENLAAAYGIAVTGTFVCTSLLGLVVARRVLGWSTAKTVASFGLFLVIDLAFFASNLLKVPEGGWVPILIGVTLFTLLTSWRRGRDLLFEKWRADSLPLASFLARLPKSRTIRVPGTAVFMTGNPDYVPGALLHNLKHNKVLHEKVIFLTVLTEEVPVVPPEQRATVEELAPGIHRVILRYGFMESPNIPRALAELKDEGIEADPMQVSFFLGRESVVPAAVPKMSRWRHWLFMVMARNAVSATEFFRIPSDRVVELGVRVAI encoded by the coding sequence ATGGCCGCGTCCGCTGCGAAGGCGCGAGGATCGGGGTCGCCGAAGGTGGCGCTCCTGCTCGGCGTTCTCGGCGTCGTCTACGGCGACATCGGCACGAGCCCGCTCTACACGATGAAGGCCTCGCTCGGGCTGTTCGCCCGCGACGGCGCCCTCAGCGCCTCCGACGTGCTCGGGGTGACGAGCCTCGTCGTCTGGTCGCTGATCCTGATCGTGACGGTCAAGTACATCGGCATCGTGACGCGCGCCGACAACAAGGGGGAGGGCGGAATCCTCGCGCTGATGGCGCTCGCCACCCGGGCGCTTCCCCAAGGGCGGTTGCGCCACGCCGCCACCATGGTCGGCATCGCCGGGGCGAGCCTGTTCGTCGGCGACGGCGCGATCACGCCGGCGATCTCGGTTCTCTCGGCGATCGAGGGGCTCGAGGTGGTCAACCCGGCGCTGCACCCCTTCGTCGTGCCGCTCTCGGTGCTTGTGCTTGTCGGCGTATTCGCGGTGCAGTATCGCGGCTCGGGAAAGGTCGGCCTCGTCTACGGGCCGGTCACCTTCGTCTGGTTCGTCACGCTCGCGATTCTCGGGGTGCGGGGGATCCTGCTTGCGCCGCCGATCCTCGCCGCCGTCTCGCCCACCTACGCGGTGTGGTTCTTCGTCAACCACCCGCTCGAGAGCTTCGTCGCCCTCGGCGCGATCGTGCTCGCCGTCACCGGAGCCGAGGCGCTCTACGCCGACATGGGCCATTTCGGCCGGCGCCCGATCGTCCAAGCCTGGCTGTTCTGCGTGCTGCCTGCGCTCGCGCTGAACTATGTCGGGCAGGGGGCTCTTCTGCTCGCCGATGCCGCCGCGCTCGAGAACCCGTTCTACCTGCTCGCGCCCTCCTGGTTCCGCCTGCCGCTCGTGTTCCTCGCCACCGCCGCGACCATCATCGCAAGCCAGGCGATGATCACCGGCGCCTTCTCGATCGCGCGGCAGATGATGCAGCTCGGCTTCTGCCCGCGCCTGACAGTGCGCCACACCTCCGGCGAGGAGGCGGGGCAGATTTACATACCGCAAGTCAACGCCATGCTCTTCATCGGCGTGATGCTTCTGGTCGCGGGGTTCCGCGCCTCGGAGAACCTCGCCGCCGCCTACGGAATCGCTGTGACCGGAACCTTCGTCTGCACCTCGCTGCTCGGCCTCGTCGTTGCCCGCCGCGTGCTGGGCTGGAGCACTGCGAAGACGGTCGCGAGCTTCGGCCTGTTCCTCGTCATCGACCTCGCCTTCTTCGCCTCGAACCTGCTCAAGGTGCCCGAGGGCGGCTGGGTGCCGATCCTGATCGGGGTCACGCTCTTCACGCTGCTCACCTCTTGGCGGCGCGGGCGCGACCTCCTGTTCGAGAAGTGGCGCGCCGACAGCCTGCCGCTTGCCTCCTTCCTCGCGCGCCTGCCGAAGAGCCGCACCATACGCGTTCCCGGCACCGCCGTGTTCATGACCGGCAACCCTGACTACGTGCCCGGCGCGCTCCTGCACAACCTCAAGCACAACAAGGTGCTGCACGAGAAGGTGATCTTCCTCACGGTGCTGACCGAGGAGGTGCCCGTCGTCCCGCCGGAGCAGCGCGCGACGGTGGAGGAGCTCGCCCCGGGGATACACCGCGTCATTCTCCGCTACGGGTTCATGGAGAGCCCCAACATCCCGCGCGCTCTCGCCGAGCTGAAGGACGAGGGGATCGAGGCAGACCCGATGCAGGTGAGCTTCTTCCTCGGCCGCGAGAGCGTGGTTCCGGCCGCGGTGCCGAAGATGTCGCGCTGGCGGCACTGGCTGTTCATGGTGATGGCGCGCAACGCCGTCTCCGCCACCGAGTTCTTCCGCATCCCCTCCGACCGCGTGGTCGAGCTCGGCGTTCGCGTCGCGATCTGA